From the Terriglobales bacterium genome, the window AGCGGCTCTTGACGACGCCGGTGGGGACCTTGCCCTTGCGGAAGCCGGGGATGCGGGCGAGCTTGGAGTACTTCTGGACGATGGTCTCGGTCTCGCGCTTGACGTCGGCGGCCGGGACCTCGATGGCGAGCTCGCGGCGGCAGGCGTTGGAGGGGGTCTCGGGTGAGGTCAAAAGGGCGTCCTTCAGGAGGGCGTTCTGGATGATGCGTAACCTTATGAATATAAGGTTGGGCGTCGTGCGCGGTCAACGAGGGGGAGATTCACCACGGAGACACGGAGAGACGGAGGAGGCAGGAAAATGCAGGTCCCTCGACTCGTCCGCCGCGGCGGACTCGCTCGGGATGACCTCCGCTAAAATACGAACAATGTCGTCGCCTGCCTGGTTGATCAAACTCAATACGGAGATCGTGGCGTGCGAGAGGTGTCCGCGGCTGCGGGAGCATTGCGCGAAGGTCGCGCGGGAGAAGCGGCGGGCGTATCGCGACCAGGAATATTGGGGCAAGCCGGTGCCGGCGTTCGGCGACGTCGACGCGCGGGTGCTGATCCTGGGACTGGCGCCGGGAGCGCATGGGTCGAACCGGACGGGGCGGCCGTTCACGGGCGACGGGTCGGGGTACTTCATGTATCCGGTGCTGCACGAGACGGGATTCGCGTCGCAGGCGGAGGCGACCCGGCGCGATGACGGGATGAAGCTGACGGGTGCGTGGATCACGTCGGTGGGGCGGTGCGCGCCGCCGGCGAACAAGCCGACGCCGGAGGAGCTGGCGAACTGCTCCAGCTTCCTGGATCGCGAGTTGGCGGGGCTTCAGCAGGTGCGTGTCGTGGTCGTGTTGGGGAAGATCGCGTTCGACGGATACCTGGCGCATCTGCGGCGGCGTGGGTTCCAGTTCCGGAAAGCGGATTACGCGTTCGGGCATGGCGTGCGCCACCTCATGCCGGATGGAAGGACGGTGTTGTGCTCGTATCATCCGTCGATGCAGAACACCAATACGGGGAAGCTGACGAAGGCGATGTTCGCGAAGGTGTTTCGCGAGGCGCGGCGGTTGGCAGAAAAACCCACATCCACCACAGAGACACAGAGGAGCCGGAGCTAGGCTTTAGCGGATCGGGAGGCGGGCGGGGCGTCGAGGACTTCGCGGACCTTGCGGGCGAGGAACTCGTTGGTGAAGGGCTTCTGGAGGAACGAGGTTCCGGGCGAGAGGACGCCGTGCTGGACGATGGCTTCGTCGGTGTAGCCGGACATATATAAGACGCGCATTTCGGGGCGGATCTGGAGCAGGCGCTGGGCGAGCTCGGTGCCCGACATCTGGGTGAGGACGACGTCGGTGAGCAGCAGGTCGATCTTGCCCTCGTGGCGCTCGCAGAGCAGGAGCGCCTCGCCGCCGTGGCTGGCCTGCAGCACGGTGTATCCGTTGCGGTGGAGGACCTGGCGGATGAGGGCGCGGACGCCGTCTTCGTCTTCGACCAGCAGAACGGTCTCATGTCCGCGGTGCGGGTCGGAGGAGACGGCGCGCTTCAGGACCTCGGCGGCGGCGTCGACGCGGGGCAGGTAGACCTTGAAGGTGGTGCCCATGCCGAGCTCGCTGTAGACCCAGATGTATCCGCCGGACTGCTTGACGATGCCGTAGACGGTGGAGAGGCCGAGGCCGGTGCCCTTGCCGAGCTCCTTGGTGGTGAAGAAGGGCTCGAAGACGTGGGACCTGGTGACCGCGTCCATGCCGATGCCGGTGTCGGAGACGGCGATCATGACGTAGTTGCCGGGTTTCACGGAAGCGTGTTCGCGAGCGTAGCCCTCGTCGAGCGCGACGTTGCTGGTCTCGATGGTGAGCTTGCCGCCCTTGGGCATGGCGTCGCGGGCGTTGACCGCGAGGTTCATGATGACCTGCTCGACCTGGCCGGGGTCGGCGCGCACGGTACCGATCTTGGGATCAAGCACGGTGAACAGGTCGACGTCTTCGCCGAGCAGGCGCTTGAGCAGCTTGTCCATGTTGCCGACGACGGTGTTGAGGTCGATGACCTTGGGGGCCAGGACCTGTTGGCGGCTGAAGGCGAGCAGCTGGCGGGTGAGGGAAGCGGCGCGGTCGGCGGCGCGCTGGATCTCTTCGACCTCGGCGCGCATGGGGTCGGCGGCCTCGAGCTGGTCGAGCATGAGCTCGCTGTAGCCCTTGATGACGGTGAGCAGGTTGTTGAAGTCGTGGGCGACGCCGCCGGCGAGGCGGCCGACGGCTTCCATCTTCTGCGACTGGCGGAGCTGCTCTTCGAGCGCGTGGCGCTCGGTCACGTCTTCGGCGATCATCTCGAAGGCCTCGACCTCGCCGTTGGTCTTGAGGATGGCGCGGCCGCTGAGGCGGACGCTGATGGGCGTGCCGTCCTTCTTCTTCCAGCGGACCTGCTCGCTCTCGACGCGGTTGGTGTGGCGGTACTGGCGGATGAGGCGGGCGCGGTCCTCGGGATCGTCGTAGACATCGCGCGCGAGCGAGACGGAGAGCAGCTCGTCGGCGGTGTCGTAGCCGAGCATCTGGACGAGCGCGGGGTTGACGTCGAGGAAGCGGTCCTCGACGCTGGAGCGGTAGATGCCGTAGACGGCGCTCTGCACCTGCGAGCGATAACGCGCCTCGGAGGCCTTGAGGGCTTCCTCGTTGCGCTTGTGCTCGATGGCGGAGGCGACGTTCTGCGAGACGAAGTGCAGGATCTCCTTGTCCTTTTCGGTGAAGCGGAACTTGTCGTTGTAGCTCTGGAGGACGAGGACGCCGAAGGTCTGGTTGCCTTTCTTGAGGGGGACGCCGAGCCAGTCGACGGAATCGACGCCGACGGCCTCGACCTCGCCGCGGCGCAGCAGGCCGTCGAAGACCTCGGGGGTGGCGAGCAGCGGCTGGCCGGTCCGGATGACGTACTCGGTGAGGCCCTTGCCGGCGGGGACGGGCTGGTGGGGGGCGGGGAACTCGTCGATCTCGTCGACGGCGTAGGGGAAGGTGATGGTGTTGGACAGGGCGTCGTGGAGCGCGATGTAGAAGTTGCCGGCGAAGGTGAGCTCGCCGACGATCTTGTGGATCTCGCGGTAGAGCTGGTTGAGGTCCTCGACGGTGGAGGTCTTGTCGGC encodes:
- a CDS encoding uracil-DNA glycosylase produces the protein MSSPAWLIKLNTEIVACERCPRLREHCAKVAREKRRAYRDQEYWGKPVPAFGDVDARVLILGLAPGAHGSNRTGRPFTGDGSGYFMYPVLHETGFASQAEATRRDDGMKLTGAWITSVGRCAPPANKPTPEELANCSSFLDRELAGLQQVRVVVVLGKIAFDGYLAHLRRRGFQFRKADYAFGHGVRHLMPDGRTVLCSYHPSMQNTNTGKLTKAMFAKVFREARRLAEKPTSTTETQRSRS